In Flavobacterium luteolum, the DNA window TTGAAGATATTCAGCGAATTGTAGCACAATTAAAAAATAAAAACATCGGAATCTTAATTACTGATCACAACGTTCAAGAAACTCTAGCAATTACCGATAAAACATATTTAATGTTTGAAGGAGGAATTCTTAAAGCTGGAGTTCCAGAAGAACTGGTAGAAGACGAAATGGTTCGTCGCGTTTATCTTGGACAAAACTTTGAGCTTCGTAAAAAGAAATTGGAATTTTAAAAAAAGTATTCAGTGTTCAGTTTTTTAATGATCAGTTCATTAAAATAATTATGAATCAGTTTTTTAGTATTCAGTTTTGAACTGAAATTAAGAAACTGATTTTTTTGGCAAATAACTGAACACTAAATACTATCCTAATGAAATCAGAAAAACCAACTCAGGAAGATTACGATAATTGGCATAAAGACCCAAAGAATTGGTATTTCTTCAATAGCTTTTACTATAATCCGAAAGACAAAAGATTACTTCCTCCCAAAAAGATTCAATGGATGGGCTATACAGTAAATTTTGCCAATCCATATTCCGTAATGCTTTTATTGCCTTTTGTAATAATTGTTATTTTGGTTTTATCGAAATAACTTTAAAAAAGTAGTATTCAGTGTTCAGATTTTTAGTAATCAGTTCTTAAAAAGTAAGCAGTATTCAGTTTCAAACTGATCGCTAAAAAACTTTTTTTTATCCTAGAGACTAAACGCTAAGACACTTTTACTCCACTGTAATAAAATGCAATTGTTCTAAATCACCATTATAGATATTAACATCAACACGATGCTTGATTCCTGGTAAAGAAGCCTTTTCTGTAAACTGCCAAAACAGCCAATCATCTTCAATTTTTTCTCTGTAGAAGTTGTAATTGGCAATCCAGAACAAATAATCTCCAAATTCTTCTTTTAAAAAATCAGAATAATATCTTTCTCCTGAATAAATTATTGGGCGAACTTGATAATGTTTTTCTACTTTAACGAGCCAACGCTTTAATCCCTTTTTCAAACTGTCTAAAGATTGATTTTTAGGCAATTTTTCGATATCCAAAACAGGCGGGAGATCTCCCTTCTGCAATTTTACTGTTTTGATAAAAAGATCAGCTTGCTCTATTGAATTTTCGTTAGGACGATAATAGTGGTAAGCACCGCGTATTATTTTATTCTCTTTTGCGCCTTCCCAGTTTTTTTTGAATTGCCTGTCTACACGATCATTTCCTGCAGTTGCTCGAATAAAAACAAACTGGACAGGATATTTTTCATCCAAGATTTCAACTTCTTCCCAATCTACTTTTCCTTGAAATTCAGATACGTCTATTCCAATTACTTTTCCTTTATGATTTTCTAGAACTCGAATATTTCGCACATCAGAAAGATGTTTGTCTACCTCATCTTCATCTAAAACTTTTTCTGTTTTAAAACCTAAGTAATAAGCAAGTCCCTTGCGATAAT includes these proteins:
- a CDS encoding DUF5808 domain-containing protein produces the protein MKSEKPTQEDYDNWHKDPKNWYFFNSFYYNPKDKRLLPPKKIQWMGYTVNFANPYSVMLLLPFVIIVILVLSK
- a CDS encoding glycoside hydrolase family 25 protein is translated as MARKTTYRKTYSRKPVGRSFLSRLFRGLLLIFFGLLFIALIYHYRKGLAYYLGFKTEKVLDEDEVDKHLSDVRNIRVLENHKGKVIGIDVSEFQGKVDWEEVEILDEKYPVQFVFIRATAGNDRVDRQFKKNWEGAKENKIIRGAYHYYRPNENSIEQADLFIKTVKLQKGDLPPVLDIEKLPKNQSLDSLKKGLKRWLVKVEKHYQVRPIIYSGERYYSDFLKEEFGDYLFWIANYNFYREKIEDDWLFWQFTEKASLPGIKHRVDVNIYNGDLEQLHFITVE